The proteins below come from a single Oerskovia jenensis genomic window:
- a CDS encoding DUF3000 domain-containing protein codes for MIKSGEPQAPPDFLHALESIGRRRVRPEVRLREVTAPSRIAPFALALTGEVDGTDAAGEALASGRFIVLHDPAGQESWHGTFRIVTLVRATLDPEQATDPLLGEVAWTWLEEALEGSGVDALAEGGTVTRVLSESFGALAGQANGVDLEIRASWTPTSTDLGPHLDAWSTLLCTAAGLPPLPDGVTPLRSRRNTVGP; via the coding sequence GTGATCAAGTCCGGAGAACCGCAAGCACCGCCGGACTTCCTGCATGCCCTGGAGTCGATCGGCCGCCGCCGGGTGCGCCCCGAGGTCCGGCTCCGTGAGGTCACCGCGCCGAGTCGTATCGCTCCGTTCGCCCTGGCGCTCACGGGCGAGGTCGACGGGACCGACGCCGCGGGCGAGGCTCTCGCGAGCGGGCGCTTCATCGTGCTGCACGACCCCGCGGGCCAGGAGTCGTGGCACGGGACGTTCCGGATCGTGACGCTCGTGCGCGCGACCCTCGACCCCGAGCAGGCCACCGACCCGCTCCTCGGCGAGGTCGCCTGGACCTGGCTCGAGGAGGCGCTCGAGGGCTCGGGCGTCGACGCGCTCGCCGAGGGCGGCACCGTGACCCGCGTCCTGTCCGAGAGCTTCGGTGCCCTCGCGGGCCAGGCGAACGGTGTCGACCTCGAGATCCGGGCCTCGTGGACCCCCACCTCGACCGACCTCGGACCGCACCTGGACGCCTGGTCCACGCTGCTGTGCACGGCCGCCGGTCTGCCGCCGCTCCCGGACGGCGTGACGCCGTTGCGCTCACGACGCAATACCGTGGGTCCATGA
- a CDS encoding lipid II:glycine glycyltransferase FemX — protein MLSESSSLTVTTITDRTAWDEQVLAMGGHPLQLWGWGEVKGAGAWTPRRLQVAGPDGTVLGLAQVLVRSLPAQFKALSYVPRGPVVMPDGVGYPATRSAVTEAVVQWCRKNVGGVGITLEPDWDAGTSLELEGAAPAVNPVLYPTTLILDLRRTPDELMADMAKKTRQYIRKSEREDLEFRPVTTRAELAACLRLYRQTAERAGFGLHEDSYYERVFDELGEHSPVFAAFARSSEGGPHDRPVSFVWFAASARTSFELYGGMDEEGQRLRANYGLKWFAINAMRERGVVRYDVNGLLNDGISTFKRGFASHEDELVGSIDVPFSMWYTAWNKGLPTAKKVVRKLRGGS, from the coding sequence ATGTTGTCCGAGTCCTCCTCCCTGACCGTCACGACGATCACCGACCGCACCGCCTGGGACGAGCAGGTGCTCGCGATGGGCGGTCACCCTCTCCAGCTCTGGGGGTGGGGTGAGGTCAAGGGGGCCGGGGCCTGGACGCCTCGCCGTCTGCAGGTCGCGGGACCCGACGGGACCGTGCTGGGCCTCGCCCAGGTGCTGGTCCGCTCGCTCCCCGCCCAGTTCAAGGCCCTGAGCTACGTCCCGCGCGGCCCGGTCGTCATGCCCGACGGCGTCGGCTACCCCGCGACGCGCTCGGCCGTGACCGAGGCCGTGGTGCAGTGGTGCCGCAAGAACGTGGGCGGCGTGGGCATCACGCTCGAGCCCGACTGGGACGCCGGGACGTCGCTCGAGCTCGAGGGCGCGGCGCCCGCGGTCAACCCCGTGCTCTACCCGACGACGCTGATCCTCGACCTGCGCAGGACGCCCGACGAGCTCATGGCCGACATGGCGAAGAAGACCCGCCAGTACATCCGCAAGTCCGAGCGCGAGGACCTCGAGTTCCGCCCCGTGACGACGCGCGCCGAGCTCGCGGCGTGCCTGCGCCTGTACCGCCAGACGGCCGAGCGGGCGGGCTTCGGCCTGCACGAGGACTCGTACTACGAGCGCGTGTTCGACGAGCTGGGCGAGCACTCCCCCGTGTTCGCGGCCTTCGCGCGCTCGTCGGAGGGCGGCCCCCACGACCGTCCGGTCTCGTTCGTGTGGTTCGCGGCCTCAGCCCGGACGTCGTTCGAGCTGTACGGCGGCATGGACGAGGAGGGGCAGCGACTGCGGGCCAACTACGGCCTCAAGTGGTTCGCGATCAACGCGATGCGCGAGCGCGGCGTGGTGCGCTACGACGTCAACGGCCTGCTCAACGACGGGATCTCGACGTTCAAGCGCGGCTTCGCGAGCCACGAGGACGAGCTCGTGGGGAGCATCGACGTGCCGTTCTCGATGTGGTACACCGCGTGGAACAAGGGCCTGCCGACCGCCAAGAAGGTCGTGCGCAAGCTGCGCGGCGGTAGCTGA
- a CDS encoding thiolase family protein, translating into MTVASKGSGSRRTVRDVVFVEGVRTPFGKARPDGIYANTRADDLAVKAVRELLRRRPELPAERIDEVALAATTQTGDQGLTLGRSVAVLAGLPKSVPGFAIDRMCAGAMTAVTTTASAIAIGAQDVTLAGGLEHMGHHPMGEGADPNPRFVAERLVDSTALVMGATAENLHDRFPHLTKERADAYGVASQTKYAKALAGGDVTPDLVPVALRDPQQGWGLATADELPRPGTTVEDIAHLKTPFRPGGKVTAGNASPLTDGAAVALLAAGDVAAELGLPARMRLVSFAYVGVDPEVMGIGPIPSTEKALAQAGLSIEDIGLFEINEAFAVQVLAFLDHFGMPDDDARVNQYGGAIAVGHPLAASGVRLMTQLARQFEQHPEVRYGLTTMCVGLGMGGTVVWENPHHADYSGHTTTDGEN; encoded by the coding sequence ATGACTGTGGCCAGCAAGGGTTCGGGCTCGCGCCGGACCGTCCGCGACGTCGTCTTCGTCGAGGGGGTGCGCACGCCTTTCGGCAAGGCCCGCCCTGACGGCATCTACGCGAACACCCGTGCCGACGACCTCGCCGTGAAGGCCGTGCGCGAGCTGCTGCGCCGCCGCCCCGAGCTCCCCGCCGAGCGGATCGACGAGGTCGCGCTCGCCGCGACGACCCAGACGGGCGACCAGGGCCTGACCCTCGGACGCAGCGTCGCCGTGCTGGCCGGCCTGCCGAAGTCCGTCCCGGGCTTCGCGATCGACCGCATGTGCGCGGGCGCCATGACCGCGGTCACCACGACCGCGTCGGCCATCGCGATCGGCGCCCAGGACGTGACGCTCGCGGGCGGCCTCGAGCACATGGGGCACCACCCCATGGGCGAGGGCGCGGACCCCAACCCGCGCTTCGTCGCCGAGCGGCTCGTCGACTCGACGGCCCTGGTCATGGGCGCGACGGCCGAGAACCTGCACGACCGCTTCCCCCACCTGACCAAGGAGCGCGCCGACGCGTACGGCGTCGCGAGCCAGACCAAGTACGCCAAGGCTCTCGCGGGCGGCGACGTGACCCCGGACCTCGTCCCGGTCGCGCTGCGCGACCCGCAGCAGGGCTGGGGCCTGGCCACGGCCGACGAGCTGCCCCGCCCGGGCACGACCGTCGAGGACATCGCCCACCTCAAGACGCCCTTCCGCCCCGGCGGCAAGGTCACCGCGGGCAACGCGTCCCCCCTGACCGACGGCGCCGCGGTCGCGCTCCTTGCGGCGGGCGACGTCGCTGCCGAGCTCGGACTGCCGGCCCGCATGCGCCTCGTGTCGTTCGCGTACGTGGGCGTGGACCCCGAGGTCATGGGCATCGGCCCCATCCCCTCGACCGAGAAGGCCCTGGCCCAGGCCGGGCTGAGCATCGAGGACATCGGCCTGTTCGAGATCAACGAGGCCTTCGCGGTGCAGGTCCTGGCGTTCCTGGACCACTTCGGCATGCCCGACGACGACGCGCGCGTCAACCAGTACGGCGGCGCGATCGCGGTGGGCCACCCCCTCGCGGCGTCGGGCGTGCGCCTCATGACGCAGCTCGCGCGCCAGTTCGAGCAGCACCCCGAGGTCCGCTACGGCCTGACCACGATGTGCGTGGGCCTGGGCATGGGCGGCACGGTCGTCTGGGAGAACCCGCACCACGCCGACTACTCGGGCCACACGACGACCGACGGGGAGAACTGA
- the gndA gene encoding NADP-dependent phosphogluconate dehydrogenase, whose protein sequence is MSARAQIGVTGLAVMGRNLARNFARHGYTTAVHNRSFAKTQSLIADHGSDGDFIPSESMADFVASLERPRKVVVMVKAGAATDAVIAELVPLLEQGDIIIDAGNAHFPDTRRREAELKEKGLHYVGTGVSGGEEGALNGPSIMPGGAPESYETLGPILEDISAKVDGVPCCTYVGPDGAGHFVKMVHNGIEYADMQLIAEAYDLLKQGLGASAQEIGEIFAEWNKGDLESFLIEITADVLQHVDAETGKAFVDVILDRAEQKGTGRWTVQNALDLGVPITGIAEATFARALSGSVPQRTAAVGVLPAEAGQWDVTDRDAFVEDVRRALYSSKVVAYSQGFDQIAAASEEFGWGIDRGAMARIWRGGCIIRARFLNRITEAYERDENLPLLLADPYFTRTVGEGVSSWRRVVSQAALNGVPTPAFSSSLAYYDGVRAERLPAALIQAQRDFFGAHTYQRVDKPGVFHTEWSGDRSETDA, encoded by the coding sequence ATGTCAGCCCGCGCACAGATCGGCGTCACCGGACTCGCGGTCATGGGCCGCAACCTGGCCCGCAACTTCGCCCGTCACGGCTACACGACCGCGGTGCACAACCGCTCCTTCGCCAAGACGCAGTCGCTCATCGCGGACCACGGGAGCGACGGCGATTTCATCCCCTCCGAGTCGATGGCGGACTTCGTCGCGTCGCTCGAGCGCCCCCGCAAGGTCGTCGTCATGGTCAAGGCCGGCGCAGCGACCGACGCCGTGATCGCCGAGCTCGTCCCGCTCCTCGAGCAGGGCGACATCATCATCGACGCCGGCAACGCGCACTTCCCCGACACGCGTCGCCGCGAGGCCGAGCTCAAGGAGAAGGGCCTGCACTACGTCGGCACCGGAGTGTCGGGCGGCGAGGAGGGTGCGCTCAACGGCCCCAGCATCATGCCCGGCGGGGCCCCCGAGTCCTACGAGACCCTCGGCCCCATCCTCGAGGACATCTCGGCCAAGGTCGACGGCGTGCCGTGCTGCACGTACGTGGGCCCGGACGGTGCGGGTCACTTCGTCAAGATGGTGCACAACGGCATCGAGTACGCCGACATGCAGCTCATCGCCGAGGCGTACGACCTGCTCAAGCAGGGCCTCGGGGCCTCCGCGCAGGAGATCGGGGAGATCTTCGCCGAGTGGAACAAGGGCGACCTCGAGTCGTTCCTCATCGAGATCACGGCCGACGTGCTCCAGCACGTCGACGCCGAGACCGGCAAGGCGTTCGTCGACGTCATCCTCGACCGCGCCGAGCAGAAGGGCACGGGCCGCTGGACGGTCCAGAACGCGCTCGACCTGGGCGTCCCGATCACGGGCATCGCCGAGGCCACGTTCGCCCGCGCGCTCTCGGGCTCGGTGCCGCAGCGCACCGCGGCCGTGGGCGTGCTGCCGGCCGAGGCCGGTCAGTGGGACGTCACCGACCGGGACGCGTTCGTCGAGGACGTGCGCCGCGCGCTGTACTCCTCGAAGGTCGTGGCGTACTCCCAGGGCTTCGACCAGATCGCGGCGGCCTCCGAGGAGTTCGGCTGGGGCATCGACCGCGGGGCCATGGCGCGCATCTGGCGCGGCGGCTGCATCATCCGGGCCCGCTTCCTCAACCGCATCACCGAGGCCTACGAGCGCGACGAGAACCTCCCGCTGCTGCTCGCCGACCCGTACTTCACGCGGACCGTCGGCGAGGGCGTCTCGTCGTGGCGTCGTGTCGTGTCGCAGGCCGCGCTCAACGGCGTCCCCACGCCCGCGTTCTCGTCGTCGCTCGCGTACTACGACGGCGTCCGTGCGGAGCGTCTGCCCGCCGCCCTGATCCAGGCCCAGCGCGACTTCTTCGGGGCGCACACGTACCAGCGCGTCGACAAGCCCGGTGTGTTCCACACCGAGTGGTCCGGCGACCGCAGCGAGACCGACGCATGA
- a CDS encoding HRDC domain-containing protein: MSSAHNPSFSHASDGRGGARAASAPQPAGAPDAPSSPPAPSVIPLTEPADGVGPVIDTPEAFAEVVAAFAAASGPVAADAERASGYRYGQRTYLVQVRREGAGTALIDPIGVPDLSPLREAVGDAEWILHAASQDLPGFAEQNLHPARIFDTELAARLLGMERVGLAAVIAEVLGLGLAKEHSAADWSTRPLPQDWLRYAALDVEVLIPLRKILGERLEEQGKAEWAAQEFEAVRTAPPAPPREEPWRRTSGVHALRNPRSLAVVRSLWEARDENARRRDIAPGRVLPDRAIVAAAQAMPRSVPELVKLPAFSGRNTARRAASWQQAIDKALALPQDALPSSRGPRSDAPPPPRAWAERDPEAARRLDAARAVVQRLSDEHGVPLENLLQPDALRRVCWTPPAPLDTEHVAQFLRGRGAREWQLDLVAAPIAAALADPASVAGPNASQEAAPEPGAGQATGSDGTASE, encoded by the coding sequence ATGAGCTCGGCCCACAACCCCTCGTTCTCGCACGCGTCCGACGGCCGCGGCGGCGCCCGCGCGGCGTCCGCCCCGCAGCCTGCCGGCGCGCCCGACGCGCCCTCGTCGCCTCCTGCACCGTCGGTGATCCCCCTCACCGAGCCCGCCGACGGCGTCGGCCCCGTGATCGACACCCCCGAGGCCTTCGCCGAGGTCGTCGCCGCCTTCGCCGCGGCCTCGGGCCCTGTCGCTGCCGACGCCGAGCGCGCCTCGGGCTACCGGTACGGCCAGCGCACGTACCTCGTCCAGGTGCGCCGCGAGGGTGCCGGGACGGCGCTCATCGACCCCATCGGGGTCCCGGACCTCTCTCCGCTGCGCGAGGCCGTGGGGGACGCCGAGTGGATCCTGCACGCGGCCTCGCAGGACCTGCCCGGCTTCGCCGAGCAGAACCTGCACCCGGCGCGCATCTTCGACACCGAGCTCGCGGCCCGCCTGCTCGGCATGGAGCGCGTGGGGCTGGCCGCGGTCATCGCGGAGGTGCTGGGCCTAGGCCTCGCCAAGGAGCACTCGGCCGCCGACTGGTCCACGCGCCCGCTGCCCCAGGACTGGCTGCGCTACGCGGCGCTCGACGTCGAGGTGCTCATCCCGCTGCGCAAGATCCTGGGCGAGCGGCTCGAGGAGCAGGGCAAGGCCGAGTGGGCCGCGCAGGAGTTCGAGGCCGTGCGCACCGCTCCCCCGGCGCCGCCTCGCGAGGAGCCGTGGCGTCGTACGTCGGGCGTGCACGCGCTGCGCAACCCGCGCAGCCTCGCGGTCGTGCGCAGCCTGTGGGAGGCGCGCGACGAGAACGCCCGTCGTCGGGACATCGCCCCGGGGCGCGTGCTGCCCGACCGCGCGATCGTCGCGGCGGCCCAGGCCATGCCGCGCTCGGTCCCCGAGCTCGTGAAGCTGCCCGCCTTCTCGGGGCGCAACACGGCCCGCCGCGCGGCGTCGTGGCAGCAGGCGATCGACAAGGCGCTCGCCCTTCCGCAGGATGCCCTGCCGAGCTCGCGCGGGCCCCGCAGCGACGCCCCGCCGCCCCCGCGCGCCTGGGCCGAGCGCGACCCCGAGGCCGCCCGTCGCCTGGACGCGGCGCGCGCCGTCGTGCAGCGTCTCTCGGACGAGCACGGCGTCCCGCTCGAGAACCTCCTGCAGCCCGACGCGCTGCGTCGCGTGTGCTGGACGCCGCCCGCACCGCTGGACACCGAGCACGTCGCGCAGTTCCTGCGCGGGCGCGGTGCCCGCGAGTGGCAGCTCGACCTCGTGGCCGCACCGATCGCGGCGGCTCTCGCGGACCCGGCGTCGGTCGCGGGTCCGAACGCTTCGCAGGAGGCCGCACCGGAGCCCGGCGCGGGACAGGCCACGGGCTCCGACGGCACCGCCTCCGAGTGA